The window CTAGAAGAGTTCCAATGAGCGAATTCACCGCTGAAGTCCTCGACGAACCCAGCCTGATGTTCGCCAACGGAGAGGAAGCCATCGACCCTCGAGTCGGGCTAATGGAGTTCGGCCCAAGAACACCATCCGGTAAATCCGAACACCAAGTCATCAACATCGGATACATCGGGTCTGGCCGATCTCTCGGCGCTATCGAGAAACTTTTCAAGGACATGGAGCTGGCGATCACCGCCGACGAAGACGAGTCGAAGCGGTGGAAACCACCGTTCCCTGGCCTTGGCGAACGATCGTCGCTGAACTTCACGTTCAACACACAGAAGCGGTGGCGGCAGACAATTACTCGCGGCGAGATCCGGGACCTGAAACAGATCCGCAGCCGGAAGGACCGGTTGGAAGAAGCAGTCGAGATCATCAAGATCAACCTCGAAGTCCTGTACGCCAAGGAGACGCCACCTGACGTCGTGTTCATCGCGATTCCCGAAGCGATGTGGGACGCCTGCACTCCATCCCACCAGGACTATGCCCAGATGCAGTCAGAGACCAGTGACTTCCACAACCGGATCAAGCTGCTCGGGATGGAAGTCGGATTGCCGACACAGCTGATGCAGCCGAAGACCCTCCGCGGTGAGGACGTTCAGGACAAATCCGAGATCGCATGGAACATCGCGGTCGGAACACTGTACAAGGCGCAACGCGGCCATCCCTGGAAACTAACCGAGCTGGAGGACGGGACATGCTTCGCCGGGATCTCCTTCTACAAAGAGCGAGGCGGAGACCAATCCCGAACGCGGACAGCAATGGCCCAAGTTTTCTTGGAGACAGGCGAGAACTTCATCCTTCGAGGCGACCCCGTCGAAGGAGAGAAACACGGACCAGGCAACAACCACCTCGCAGAGGACGACGCCGAGAAACTGGTCAAGAAGATTCTCAGGCACTACCGTAGCCACAAGGGCACGGAGCCCCGGCGATTGGTGCTTCACAAGCGGTCGGAGTTCTGGGAAGAGGAGCGAGAGGGCTTCATCAAAGGTGCTGGGAACATCGAGTTGATGGATTTCATCACAGTCCGAGAACGGCACCCAGTCCGAGCCTTGAGTTCCGGTATTTATCCAGCGCTTCGGGGCACAATGATCTCCGCACCCAATAACGAGGAGCATTACCTGTACACGAAGGGGTACATCCCAGCCTTGTCGACGTATCCGGCGTCAAATATCCCGGAGCCGATCGTGGTCAAGCCGGATCCGGAGGTCAGTGATTCGTCGCCGCAGAAACTGTGCCGGGAAATGCTGGCATTCACGAAACTGGACTGGAACACTTCGGACTTCTGCACGAAGCTCCCGGTCACGATTGGGATCTCGGATGCCGTGGGGAACATCCTGGCTGAGGCCGAGGCCCAAAACACGAGTCTGGATATCCATTACTACCACTACATGTAGCAAATCGGGCGAGTTACCCTACCCAATGAGATTGCCCGACTTTGTACGTGGCAGGAATACCCTCCCCAGCAGGAGCCAGCAAGTTCTCCGGTTTCTGGTTGTCAGACAGTGGTATGCATCGTCGACGCGCGGAAACCGCTTCAGCTCTTAGATAGCTAAGGCCGTTCAGCGTGGATATGTTTACTTTCGGCTATTTCTTATTGTCACTGGCTCAGAATAGAACGATACAAGAATGGCAAGTCTCCCGAATCCTCTGATATCAGATATTTCGGGTTGGCTCTGTTGAAACCCTCAGCAGTTGATACAAACGGCGTACTGAATATAGAGGGTTCATCAAGGACTGTTCAATAATGCCAATAAATAGTATATTCTACAACGCCACTCTTTTCAAACAGTAGTGCCAGTTTGTCTCACTTAGACTCGTCTCGAATCATCCGGGAAGCTAGATATGCAAGACCGGCTGTAACTGCTCCTCCCGCAGCGATTTCCTCTATTGAGAAACCAAAGAATAAGCCACCACCAGTAGCTTCGGCTTCGATTGTATTGATTCGAAGTTCGGTGTCCACAAGTAGATCACGAAGCTCATCCTTTGTGGGTTGGATAGCACCTGTTTCGTACTCGTCCTTTATTGAACTCCCTATGCTACCCTCAAAATCCGCCACTGTCTGTAACGCAGCCTCGTAATCTTCTTGATCCATCTGTTCGTCAAGTTCACTCAGCATATCCAGCAGGTCTTGTCTCCGTCTCTCAGGCTCATCTACGAATGCGTTATCTGGAACCCGCTCAATTCGATCTTGAACTGAACGGATTATCGGATTAAATGATATATTGTCATTCCCCTGCTTGATTTCCACTTCCCTCGTATTTTCGGGAAATGGGATGGTAAATATGAATTCCCCAGTTACAGTAGAACCTGAGGGAGTACCAGCACCCTGAAATGTATCCACTGCTTCGTCTCGATAAGTCGTCGTTTCAATATTAGCTCCCCTTCCGTCTCTGGTGGTAATTGAAACGTTCCCATCGTCGCCAGCCGATGGTGCAGGTCTCCCTCTCTCTGAATCAGTGCGGTGACCTCAGTCTCACCGCTTTCTGTCGTGATGGCTCTTCCCGACAGAATTGGCTCAACGACATCGTCAATGCTTTCAGGAGGAATTGGTTCAAATTCGTTGTCGATCAACTTTTGATACGTGAACGTATCTATCCACTCCGCGTTCGGGGTTTCTCCTACAGTGTGCGCGTAGCTCATAATCGATTCTACAGGGCTTGGAAAGTTGACTACCGAAAGTGATCCATCGGACAAATCATACCCATTTGAGACAAGCCCCGGATCATCATCTCCCGATCTCTAGTTCGGACGTGTGCATTGTCGACCTCATCAGTTGAAATGGTACAGTCGTCAAAATCATCTGCAACACGCCGCATAGCAAGCTCATCTTCAAAAACACCGGAGTCAAAGCTTTCACTGCAGGAACCATCATTCCCTAAAAAGTGATGCCCGATTTCATGAGCGGCCGTCTCGGCACCGACAGGCAACATCGCAGCTGAGGCCTGTGGTTGGGTCGGCCAACTCGATGGGTGGATGCCTATTACGTTATCTTTCGAATGAAAACTGAAATAGTCGTCTTGTCCGGGGAGAGAATCCGGCACCACTGCAAGTGTAACATCAAGCTCAATTGGAGTATACATTTCTAGCGCATCACGTGCCTCTTTCAGATCTTTCCTGTAATCATTCGAATCGGCTGTTGCTCGCATCACATCAGGATGGACGAAATCATTGATCCCGGCGACAGGAAAGTTACTCTCGATAAATTCAATATACTCTGTAACCAGTCGCTCGAACCTGTCCCGTGGTGTTTCGTCTCTGGATCCAGGGACAATACGCCCGTCATTATTTCCGTATCTCGTACCATTCTCGGCATCTTTGAGTTCGATAAATCCGATATTTATCGCCCCCGTTTCACGCGTGGCAAAGTCATCGTCGGCAACGAGGCGTGCAGAGGCTACCGGGTCGTCAGGTCTGGCGGTCAACTGAATCTCCGTAACATCAGGTCGCAGAATTGTTTCTTCTGTTGCAAATACGCAGTCTTTGTTATGGAAAACTTCAATCTCTTGACCCCCCCGCATAAGCAGTTCAACTTCAGATTTGGTCAATTCAAACGAGATTGATACTGGCTCACCAGATTCCCTTACTTGCGTCGCTTCAAACGTCAGCGTGTCCGTTTCAATGGTCTCAATTTCGCCCTCTAACTCGAACAGTACGGCTGTTTCTTTCCCTACGATGAGGTCGGGGATTTTCGGAACATCCGCTTCGATATCAGAACCCACCAATCGGGTGTTCTCTGTTGCCTGAACCAGACGTACATTCTCAAAACTTATCTCGACTGTTTGGTCGCCAGGATCGGGTTCTGGCTTACTTGGTTCCAACTCATTGCCAGCCCACGTGTGATGATGGCCGAGGGTTCCCAAATTCACTCGTGACCCTTCGCTCGATCCTTCAACCCCAGCATGCAGTGCATACATGTTGCCGTCACCTCTCCCGACGAAGACAGTGCCATCCACCACCGTTGATGACGTCCAACCGCCCCTCTCAGTTTTGGTTGACCACACCTCAGTCCCATCCGTGGCGTCCAGCGCATACATATTGTCAATACTCCCGATAAAGACGGTACCCCCCGCCACTGTGGGCGACGAGGTGACAGACGCACCAGTTCCGAATGACCACACCTCACTTCCGTCGGCCACATCTAATGCATATACGTTGCCGTCATCACTCCCAATAAAGACGGTTCCTCCTGCCACTGTGGGCGACGAGGTGACAGACGCACCAGTTCCAAATGACCACACCTCACTTCCGTCGGCCACATCTAATGCATATACGTTGCCGTCATCACTCCCAATAAAGACGGTACCCTCTGCCACTGTGGGCGACGAGGTGACGTACCCATATCTGCCAGCTTTGAATGACCATACCTTCGTGCCATCGTTTGCGTTCAATGCATACACGTTCGTATCGACGCTGCCGATGAAAACGGTGTCATCCACCACTGTCGCCGATGATGTGACCCTATCATCTGTTTTGAACGACCACATCTCGCTGCCATCGTCGCTATTCAGGGCATACACGTTGCCGTCGTTACTCCCGAAAAAGACGGTGCCATCCGTCACTGTCGGCGACGACTCAATACCCCCGCGAGTCATTACTGACCACAGCTCACTTCCGTCAGTCACATCCAAAGCGTGAACTTTGGCACCAGCAGTCCCAACGAAAACAGTGCCACCGACCACCGTTGGTGCTGACCCAATACCGAACCCAGGTTGAAATGACCACACCTCACTTCCGTCGGCAGCATTTAATGCATACAGAGTACCATCACTGCTCCCAGGGCTGGGATCGTCACTCCCGATAAAGACGGTGCTATCTACCACTGTTGGCGATGCGGTGAAACGTTCACTACCATCCGTATCAAAGAGCCACATCACCTCACCACCCGACGCATTTTGAGCACTGGCCGATCGAATCATTCCAGGCGCTCCCATCAGCATGAACCCCCGGTCTTCAGGAGATCTCGCCGTCCCAGTGGAAACTTGCTCATCAGATCATCACTCCCCTCGCTGCAATCGCCGAGAGTCGATATCCGTTGCCGCTGATCGGCCAAAGCCCCTACCCGAAATTTCCATACACTTACAAAAATGATTAATGACTTATAATTTTCTCTGAACCGTGTGCAGTATTTGCGCTGTGTATCAATCAGTTCCTTCGTAAACCACTCTATATCTGTCAGTAACAGCGTGACCGATACAGAGGTTGAGTGGGGCAGGGAATCGGCGTGAGTTCCATGACCAGCCGGTCGCTCCAGACCAGTGCTCACTCTAAGCGAAAGTTACGCCAGTGCCTCATACGTTGCGTCGTTACGATCGATTCAAGTAATTTCGAATCTAACAAGTGGCTTTTTGTCACTCAAAAACCACAAGATTGGGAAGTCTTTTTGAGATTGGATGTATAGATAATATACATGAAATTTAAACGTATGTTAATTACAGTTATTATTATATTTTCCCTGTTTGTTGTAGGGATTGCAACTGGACTATATATTTTGGAGCCCACTTCTGTTCCAGATGGTAATATTACTGCGACAGCCTCAGGTTCGGGTACAGACCAGTCAGCCACAGACTCTTTATCGTCAACGGCAACAGACACTTCATCGTCGAAAGAAACAGCGTCGGGAACGGATTCAGAACTGACACCATCTAATGACCAAACGACTGATTCTGATAGTGATGGCCTTTCAGACGACAGGGAAGCAGAATTAGGAACTGATCCCGAGATCGCAGACAGTGATGGAGATGGCCTTAACGACGGTTCAGAACTGAATGAATACGGAACGAATCCAACGAGTGCTGATTCTGATAGCGATGGACTTTCAGACGGAAGAGAAGTAGAATTAGGAACAAATCCCGGGCTCATAGACAGTGACGGAGATGGCCTAGAAGACAGTGCAGAATTGAATGAATACGGAACGGTTCCAACAAGTGCTGATTCTGACAGTGACGGACTTAATGATGGATCAGAAGTTACCAAGTACGAGACTAACCCCACAAACCCTGACACGGATGGGGATGGTCTCAAGGATGGAGAAGAAATCAATCGGTGGAAGTCTGATCCATTACTGAGTCATTCTGACAGTGATGGAATCAGTGATGCAGACGAAGCATTAATCCACTCCACTGACCCGACGGATGAGGATACCGATGGAGATGGCCTGAGTGATGACATAGAGATTAATGGGTCAACTTTTCCTCTGTCTCCAGATTCAGATGGAGACGGACTGAGTGATCTGGAATTCAAAAAGTATGGAACAAATGCTACTAATCCTGATACTGATGGGGATGGCCTCACAGACGGGGCTGAACTCAATTCTGAAGCACTATCTGAGTCGAGTCCACTACGGATGGACGTCTTTGTCGAAGTTGATTATATGCAGTCATATAAGCCACGTGAGGAGGCTATGAATCTGGTCGCAGAAGCATACGAAGAGGCGCCCATTGACAATCCTGATGGCTCAACCGGTATTTCACTGCATATCGTTCTTGATGAGTCGATCGAAACTGAACCAACAACTGAGCAAGAACAGAAGAACGCAATAGCCAACAAACATTTTGATTATGAGGGTTACGGATATCATTATGCTATAGCAGTACGTGAAGCACGTTCCGATGGTGATGATGTGGGTGGTTTTGCCGGCGGTGATTCATTTGTATTCCAGACGAGCGTTAATGGTGAGGAGAGGTATTCTCATGAGAGAACCGCGAACATATTCATGCACGAACTTGGTCATTCGGTAGGACTAGATCCAGACCTGTACAAAGGGATAGATTCCAAAGAGGTTCCGTTTTCGGAATATGAGAGCGTCATGAACTACAACGCTCCTGTGGGGGCATTCCAGTACAGTAACGGAGAACCCTTTGACGATTGGGAATATATTGTCCGCAACCAAGATGCGACCGAATCTGTGGCGGGTATTAGACTCAGTAATCAATCCGTCGCACAAAACGGCACCCAGATAGTCAATATCGACCGCGTAGTAACATCGGAAGGTGGCTTTGTGACCATCCGCGCTGGTTATGCAGGAGGCGACGAGATCGGGACCAGCGAGTACCTAGTTGCGGGTACACACTACGACGTGCGTATTGAACTGGATGACAACATCGACGACGAAATGACTCTCGCCGCGATTACCCACTTGGACACGAACAACAACAGGGAATACGATTTCAATAGCAGTGTCGTTGATGCGCCGTACACTAACGACTCGGGCGTTGTGGTAGACACTGCGACGGTTAGCGTGGATACCGACATCAGCACCGACTGACCGTCCTTTTCCTAACCCGTTCACCGTCGCTGACTATGCCGTTATATACCAAATCGGTCGCAAAAAATAACCAGCCAATAGGTCGCGATAGACTAAACTTCGTGAATGAGTAGACACTATCCCAGTCATCTCGGTCACATCTTGCCGTATTTGGTTACCGGAGAGTCGGTGCTGAATTTGCGCTCTGTATTCAGCACGTCCGCTGAAACCTGTCACGTTCGAAGGATCTCAACAAGGCCATCTACTTCTGAGTGCCGACGGACCACTCCGTCTCAAACTGCAGAGGAAGTTCATCAGTGTCGAGGACATCAGCGATCTCCGCCGGCGTGACGCTGCCCTGCTCCTCGGCTAGCTCAATCAGATCCTTAATCTTCCCAGTCGGCACTGCATCGGTCCCACCCGCCATCCTGGTGTAGTAGGTGGCCGCCGTATCGAGCGCTTTACTCTTCGTATTCTCACCGGTCGCCTCGAGGAGTGCCTCGTACCGACGCTCGCGCTCGTCGTTCATCCGGAGTCGCATCTGTATTGTTGCACACACCCCAGCATCCTAGTTTTTTCGAGTGGCTGACTACAGATCTATATATAAAGGAGCCATCTCAACAACAGCATTCGCCTCGTCAACGTTCGAGAATTGCATCCGAATGAATCGAGATTGCACACACTCCGTTATCGATGTGTGTGCAATTTTGGAGAAGCGTTTCTTTGGACGCGCAACCGCCACCTAAGCAGCTGCTGTCATACGGTTCATCTCCTAACTAAAGAGGTATGATTGTGCGATTGGCTGAGATTCAATCGCGGAAGTAAGATTAGTCAGAGGAAACTGTTAGTGTTCCGGAGAGGTCATCATCAGTTGAACCACCTGTTGTGTCTATGAAGAGGGAGACTCCAATGCGTCCACCTGGTTTTAATCGAATGTCACCTGGTTGGCCATCGTCTCCATAATCTTTGAAAACTAATTCTCCGTCTCCTCCGGGGAACCAGTCAGAGCGTTTTGGGATGTTCGAAGAGGAGTCCACGGCATCTGCTGATCTGGACGATCCCATGATAAAAATCTCAGAGCCACCAGGATCACTCGTGAAATCATACCCAATAGTGATTGAATGTGCAATAGTGTCCTGGTTGAGAATAGAGAATGCCGGGAGTTCGTAAGGATCACCAGACCCCGCACTTTCTGGTGGGTAGATTTTGTCTTCTGGGGGCATCCAGTCGTATTTCCCGAAATAGCCAACTTGGTACCGCGAATCAACATTAACCCCCTGTCCCTCTACGACACCATCGTCATTATGATCACTTGTGAAATCAATCACCAAGCTACCAGAATCATAATAGACACGTTCGTCAGCTTTTGCTCCCGGTTGAAGCGTAATTAGGCCATTTGCATCATTCACGACATTCATGTTCGCGGAACGGTCCGCAGTCATCGTCGTAAACGCCCCCGTACCTATTGTAGCCGCCCCGCCCGCGGCGAGCGATCCGATTCCGATCAGGAACTTTCGTCTGTTTGTCATTGGTATTTGTAATATCAGGAGAGGGAACTGTCACTAACCGAACGCGAGCGTCTCAGTCTCTCCCTGAAGTTCTGATTTTGTTTTAGTTGGCGCTCACGGTGATACTTCCTTCCGCATCCACCGTACTGTCACCCGCTAAGACGACGAGCGCGACAGCAACGATCTCCCCGGCACCGACATCCTCGAACTCGATATACAACTCGTCGCTACCGTCGTCTATGTCTATGTCCATAGTCTCGCCAAGAGCCACGACGATCTCATCGTCAAACGTCAATCTGATATCGTGGGCTTGCGAGTCATTATTTTGCACTGTAAAGAAAGGTTCAATCACCGTGTTAGAGCCATCGCCAGGGAGGGAAGGAAGAGAACTGGCAGAACCCCAGGCGCGGGCAGTTTCCTTTTCAGTTTCGCCCGAGAAATGGGTTCCATACCACTCAGCATAACTATCGTCTTTGCTGTCAACGTCGAAGTAACCAGCTGCACCCGCCCCTTCACCACGATACTTTTCAATATCCCACGTTGCGTCCTCAGTTTCACCGAATTGGTATGTGGAGTCTTGGTTCACACCGTAACTCCCCTCATTGTTCCCGGCATCGCCATCGCCAATACTCGTGTTAATATAGAGTTCGCCGTTATCTTCCCAGACCTGTTCACCATCCGGAATGAGACTGACAAGACCGGATGAATCATTCACGACATTGATATTCGCACTCCGCTCTGCGCTCATCGTAGTGAACGCACCGGTACCCATTGCAGCCGCCCCGCCAGCGGCGAGCGATCCCATTCCGATCAGGAATTTGCGTCGTTCCATAGTTGTTCACCGCGCGCCTTACCGCAGCGCGCTTAGCAGGACAATCACTCCATTACCTCATTGTATTCAGGCCCAAGAGCGAGGTATTCCACCGTTTGAAGCAGATTCAGGCTCCCCTGGAAGCCGTTCATCACGCCCGTGAAGCCAGTCATGGCTCCTTTGAAGAAGGGAATTTTACCGCTTCCTGGCAAACGACCAGTAGTAATTACACCAGTGACAGGGGAACACTTCTCTATGTCATCTCAACGGGAGCAGATGCTCCATGATTTACAGAGTTTGACTGACGACCTCGGGAGAGGACCACTTCCCAACGAAATAGAGAAACACAGTACTTACGCTATCTTCGATTACAGAGACGAGTTCGGTTCATGGGCCAATGCGCTTGATGCCGCGAATATTGACAAACCGACTGGCATTCGAATTCCAGATAATGCGTTACTCGCTGAAATCCGGCGGTTAGCGGAGGACCTCGACAAGACTCCCTCGGAGCGGAATATGAACAATCACGGCCATCACGGCATTGAAACGTACAAAAACAGATTCGAATCCTGGAACCAGGCTATCGAAGCCGCAGGGCTCGAACCGAACCCAAATCGTAATGAACGGTCACGCGAGGCCTTGCTGGCCGACCTCAGTGATGCAGCGGATGATCTAGGACGGTCTCCGACCCGTCGCGAGATGTCTGATTATACCGAGTACGACGTAGTCACCTACCGGAACCGATTTGGTTCGTGGAACGAGGCGCTTGAGGCTGCGGGACTGAAGCCACGAACAGCACAGGAGAAAGTCTCAGACAACGAACTACTGCGGGAATTGCAGCGCCTTGAAGAGGAACTTGGGAAGCCCCCGACAACGACTGAAATGAAAAAGATGGGTGAGTTTAGCCCGGGTACCTACTACAAGCGATTCGACACATGGACCGATGCGCTCGACACCGCCGGGTGTGATCAGTCGTAGGTGTAAACATACACGTCAAAATTTTTGTTTGAAATCTAAGTGAAATCTCGGGAAGACACATACAGTGTTGAGTGCATGAATTTGAGGATCTCAGCTGCATCTGGAAAACTTGAGTAATCCGCTCACCAATCAATCGACGGAAGCTTCAGCAAACGCTTGGTCGACGACCTCGGGCGTGGGCGCGTTCAGATACGGCTCGATGGCCGCGAACGAGTCCCAGCCGCCGACCTGCATGACCACTCGCGGGTTCATGTTCTCGTCCACCAGCAGGCGCTGTGCGAAACGCCGGCGGAGATCGTGACTGGAGACGTGCTCGAAGTCTGGGTCACCTGTCTCGTCGGCAGCCGCCTCTGCCGTCCGCTTCACCGCGGCACGGACGCCCCGCTCGGACAGATCGATAAAGGGGTCTCGTGGCGCGATGTTCTCGGCGTTCTGGTACTGCTGTAGTGCGCGCTCGACGTCGGCCGGTAGATAGGCGTCGCGGGGCTTGCCGCCGCTCCCGGTCGTGTCCTTCCCGCGTGGCACCCGGAGTCGGTACTGGCCGCTGTCGGTGGTCTTGATGTGCTCCGGTCGGACCTGCGGCATCTCGAACGCGCGAAGTCCGACGTACGCGCCGAGTTGGATGATGATGTCGTCGCGATAGCTGACCGTCGCTCGTCGCAGGTCCTCGACCTCGCTGTCGGTCAGCCAGACCTTGACCTCGTTGTCGGCACTGGTCGCTTCCAGACGCATGTTGCTTTGTTACCTTTCCGTCGCCTAGTATCTAGTGGTCGATACGAAACGCCGGGGTATCCGGCGTGATCACGCCGGAAACATGGGCTGCTTCGCAGGTTCGTTTCCGACTTGTGCGTGAAGTCGGCACTGGTAGGGATTAGCAACAGAACCCATAGATTCGAGCGCGAGGAGTCCGGCCGCTGTTAGAACTGCTGTGCGAGATACACCGTGCGTCTCGGTCATTGTCTCTGCACGCAGCGTACCGGAACCAGACCTGCCCAGTACAGCCCCCAACCGAGCACTCAACTTACGACACTCGCTGCCCTACTTCTTCTTCGAAATGCCGACGATTGCCACCGAACGAACGACTAAGACCGACACGAGAATGAAAGCCGTCGCAGCCAAAGAGTACGGCGGCCCGGAGGTCCTCCAACTCTACTCGGCGCCGAAACCCACCCCGGAGCCGGACGAGGTGTTGATTCGTGTCCGGGCGTCCACCGTCGGACCGGCCAACTCGGCCATGCGCGAGGGACGACCGTTCCCCGTCCGCTTCTTCAGCGGCCTCCGACGACCTACGTCAATCCCAGGCGACGCGTTCGCCGGGGAGATCGCGGCCGTCGGCAAAGCCGTCACCCACTTCACCGTCGGCGACCGGGTGTTCGGGACGACCGCACCCGAGTCGGGCGCGCACGCCGAGTACGTTTGTGTTCCCGAGGACGGCACGCTCGAACTGACGCCCCCGGGCGTGAGCGACGCCGAGGCCGCCGCGGTCGCCGACAACGGCCTCACGGCGATGCTTTTCCTCCAGGACGTGGCCGACCTCCAGCCGGGCCAGTCCATCCTCGTCAACGGCGCCTCGGGCGGCATCGGGACGTTCGCCGTTCAGATCGCCGCTCACATCGGCGCCGAGGTCACTGGCGTCTGCAGCACCAGGAACGTCGACCTCGTGCGCTCGCTCGGCGCCGACGCGGTCGTCGACTACACGACCACCGACGTCGCAGGAACAGGCGAGACGTACGATGTCATCTTCGACGCCGTGGGCAAGGGGTCGTTCGCGCAGTTCAAGGGCATGCTGAACCCAGGCGGGCTGTATGTGACGACGGTCCCGTCGGGACGAATCCTCTTCAACATGGCCCGGACGAGGCTGGTCGGCGACAGGCGGGCCGTCTTCGCGGCCACGGGGATGAAGTCGGCGGGCGTGCGGAGAAAATATCTCAAGGAGCTAAGAGAACTCCTCGACGCCGGGGAGATCCGCTCGGTGATCGGGCGACGGTACCCAATAGCGGAGATCGTCGAGGCACATCGATACGTCGACACTGGACACAAGCGCGGCACGGCCGTGATTACGCTCGATTGACAGGGTCCCCTCAGACGAGTACGACCAGATGCGCTCGTTCGTGACCCAATAGCGTCGTAATCCCGCCTGGTCGGACGATGTGGAGAACCCATCGGGAAGAACTGTCGAGCCATTTTGGTATTTTAGTGGGGCAGTGTGTCCAAGCACCCTTGTAGGGGCCAGTCCTACTCACCGCCATGTCTGTAGGCGGAACCTGGGCAAATCTCCGCGACGAATGTGACGAGCTTGATGGGGACGCAACCCTGTTGAGTCCACTCTCTGG of the Salinibaculum sp. SYNS191 genome contains:
- a CDS encoding PQQ-binding-like beta-propeller repeat protein, translated to MIRSASAQNASGGEVMWLFDTDGSERFTASPTVVDSTVFIGSDDPSPGSSDGTLYALNAADGSEVWSFQPGFGIGSAPTVVGGTVFVGTAGAKVHALDVTDGSELWSVMTRGGIESSPTVTDGTVFFGSNDGNVYALNSDDGSEMWSFKTDDRVTSSATVVDDTVFIGSVDTNVYALNANDGTKVWSFKAGRYGYVTSSPTVAEGTVFIGSDDGNVYALDVADGSEVWSFGTGASVTSSPTVAGGTVFIGSDDGNVYALDVADGSEVWSFGTGASVTSSPTVAGGTVFIGSIDNMYALDATDGTEVWSTKTERGGWTSSTVVDGTVFVGRGDGNMYALHAGVEGSSEGSRVNLGTLGHHHTWAGNELEPSKPEPDPGDQTVEISFENVRLVQATENTRLVGSDIEADVPKIPDLIVGKETAVLFELEGEIETIETDTLTFEATQVRESGEPVSISFELTKSEVELLMRGGQEIEVFHNKDCVFATEETILRPDVTEIQLTARPDDPVASARLVADDDFATRETGAINIGFIELKDAENGTRYGNNDGRIVPGSRDETPRDRFERLVTEYIEFIESNFPVAGINDFVHPDVMRATADSNDYRKDLKEARDALEMYTPIELDVTLAVVPDSLPGQDDYFSFHSKDNVIGIHPSSWPTQPQASAAMLPVGAETAAHEIGHHFLGNDGSCSESFDSGVFEDELAMRRVADDFDDCTISTDEVDNAHVRTRDREMMIRGLSQMGMICPMDHFR
- a CDS encoding homing endonuclease associated repeat-containing protein; amino-acid sequence: MSSQREQMLHDLQSLTDDLGRGPLPNEIEKHSTYAIFDYRDEFGSWANALDAANIDKPTGIRIPDNALLAEIRRLAEDLDKTPSERNMNNHGHHGIETYKNRFESWNQAIEAAGLEPNPNRNERSREALLADLSDAADDLGRSPTRREMSDYTEYDVVTYRNRFGSWNEALEAAGLKPRTAQEKVSDNELLRELQRLEEELGKPPTTTEMKKMGEFSPGTYYKRFDTWTDALDTAGCDQS
- a CDS encoding site-specific integrase: MRLEATSADNEVKVWLTDSEVEDLRRATVSYRDDIIIQLGAYVGLRAFEMPQVRPEHIKTTDSGQYRLRVPRGKDTTGSGGKPRDAYLPADVERALQQYQNAENIAPRDPFIDLSERGVRAAVKRTAEAAADETGDPDFEHVSSHDLRRRFAQRLLVDENMNPRVVMQVGGWDSFAAIEPYLNAPTPEVVDQAFAEASVD
- a CDS encoding DUF7282 domain-containing protein translates to MKFKRMLITVIIIFSLFVVGIATGLYILEPTSVPDGNITATASGSGTDQSATDSLSSTATDTSSSKETASGTDSELTPSNDQTTDSDSDGLSDDREAELGTDPEIADSDGDGLNDGSELNEYGTNPTSADSDSDGLSDGREVELGTNPGLIDSDGDGLEDSAELNEYGTVPTSADSDSDGLNDGSEVTKYETNPTNPDTDGDGLKDGEEINRWKSDPLLSHSDSDGISDADEALIHSTDPTDEDTDGDGLSDDIEINGSTFPLSPDSDGDGLSDLEFKKYGTNATNPDTDGDGLTDGAELNSEALSESSPLRMDVFVEVDYMQSYKPREEAMNLVAEAYEEAPIDNPDGSTGISLHIVLDESIETEPTTEQEQKNAIANKHFDYEGYGYHYAIAVREARSDGDDVGGFAGGDSFVFQTSVNGEERYSHERTANIFMHELGHSVGLDPDLYKGIDSKEVPFSEYESVMNYNAPVGAFQYSNGEPFDDWEYIVRNQDATESVAGIRLSNQSVAQNGTQIVNIDRVVTSEGGFVTIRAGYAGGDEIGTSEYLVAGTHYDVRIELDDNIDDEMTLAAITHLDTNNNREYDFNSSVVDAPYTNDSGVVVDTATVSVDTDISTD
- a CDS encoding NAD(P)-dependent alcohol dehydrogenase, producing the protein MKAVAAKEYGGPEVLQLYSAPKPTPEPDEVLIRVRASTVGPANSAMREGRPFPVRFFSGLRRPTSIPGDAFAGEIAAVGKAVTHFTVGDRVFGTTAPESGAHAEYVCVPEDGTLELTPPGVSDAEAAAVADNGLTAMLFLQDVADLQPGQSILVNGASGGIGTFAVQIAAHIGAEVTGVCSTRNVDLVRSLGADAVVDYTTTDVAGTGETYDVIFDAVGKGSFAQFKGMLNPGGLYVTTVPSGRILFNMARTRLVGDRRAVFAATGMKSAGVRRKYLKELRELLDAGEIRSVIGRRYPIAEIVEAHRYVDTGHKRGTAVITLD